In Kogia breviceps isolate mKogBre1 chromosome 19, mKogBre1 haplotype 1, whole genome shotgun sequence, a single genomic region encodes these proteins:
- the MAP3K14 gene encoding mitogen-activated protein kinase kinase kinase 14 produces the protein MAVMEMACPGAPGPAVGQQKEFAKAKEKAQATEMKQSSVHKLEAVEKSPMFCGKWEILNDVITKGTAKEGSEGGPAAISIIAQAECENSQEFSPTFSERIFLAGSKQYSQSESLDQIPNNVAHSTEGKMARVCWKGKRHSKARRKRKKKSSKSLAQAGVALARPLPRTPEQESCTVPVQEDESSLGTPYVRNTPQFSKPLKEPGLGHLWFKKLGEGLRPALPRPELHKLISPLQCLNHVWKLHHPQDVGPLPQPAHPFPYSRQPHPFPFHPLQPWKPHPLESFFLGKLANCVDSQQPLPGPPLSRLACVDGQKPLPGPHVKSSCSSHGSSDKLSVEEYLVHALQGSVSSGQARSLASLAKTWLVGGSKPQEPSPETEDSEGVLLIEKLKPVDYEYREDIHWATRQPCLGRGSFGEVHRMEDKQTGFQCAVKKVRVEVFRAEELMACAGLTSPRIVPLYGAVKEGPWVNIFMELLEGGSLGQLIKQRGCLPEDRALYYLGQALEGLEYLHTRRILHGDVKADNVLLSSDGSHAALCDFGHAVCLQPDGLGKSLLTGDYMPGTETHVAPEVVMGKPCDAKADVWSSCCMMLHMLNGCHPWTQYFRGPLCLKIASEPPPVREIPPSCAPLTAQAIQEGLRKEPVHRASAAELGGKVSLALQHVGGLRSPWRGEYKEPRHPPPLQAHPPPSQGHPHQTLRAPPVELSPGELSPEAPGPQPAEDAAGRAPKLQPPPPPEPPEQNKSPSLHWGKEESGTWEPLALSSLDPAPAKNSSSPERKATFPEQELQQLEIELFLNSLSQPFSLEEQEQILSCLSVDSLSLSDDSEKNPSKASQSSRDTLSSGVHSWSSQAEARSSSWNMVLARGRPTDTPSYFNGVKVQIQSLNGEHLHIREFHRVKVGDIATGISSQIPASAFSLVTKDGQPVRYDMEVPDSGIDLQCTLAPDGSFAWSWRVKHGQLENRP, from the exons ATGGCAGTGATGGAAATGGCCTGCCCAGGCGCCCCCGGCCCCGCGGTCGGGCAGCAGAAGGAGTTCGCCAAAGCCAAGGAGAAGGCACAGGCAACGGAGATGAAGCAGAGCTCCGTCCACAAGCTCGAGGCCGTGGAGAAGAGCCCCATGTTCTGCGGAAAGTGGGAGATCCTGAACGACGTGATTACCAAAGGCACAGCCAAGGAAGGCTCCGAGGGCGGGCCGGCCGCCATCTCCATCATCGCCCAGGCCGAAT GTGAGAATAGCCAAGAGTTCAGCCCCACCTTTTCAGAACGGATCTTCCTCGCTGGCTCGAAACAGTACAG CCAGTCCGAGAGTCTTGATCAAATCCCCAACAATGTGGCCCACTCGACCGAGGGCAAAATGGCCCGCGTGTGTTGGAAGGGGAAGCGTCACAGCAAAGCCCGGAGGAAACGCAAGAAGAAGAGCTCCAAGTCCCTCGCTCAGGCAGGAGTGGCCTTGGCCAGACCCCTCCCCAGAACCCCTGAACAGGAGAGCTGCACGGTCCCGGTGCAG GAGGATGAGTCTTCGCTAGGCACCCCATATGTTAGAAACACCCCCCAGTTCTCCAAGCCTCTGAAGGAGCCAGGCCTTGGCCATCTCTGGTTTAAGAAACTCGGGGAGGGCCTGCGGCCAGCGCTGCCTCGACCGGAACTCCACAAACTGATCAGCCCCCTGCAGTGCCTAAACCACGTGTGGAAACTCCACCACCCCCAGGACGTaggccccctgccccagcctgctCACCCCTTCCCCTACAGCAGACAGCCCCACCCCTTCCCGTTCCACCCTCTCCAGCCCTGGAAACCTCATCCCTTAGAGTCCTTCTTCCTAGGCAAACTGGCAAACTGTGTAGACAGCCAGCAGCCCCTGCCCGGCCCTCCCCTGAGCAGACTGGCCTGTGTAGACGGCCAGAAGCCCCTGCCTGGCCCACATGTGAAGTCCAGCTGCTCGTCTCATGGCTCAAGTGACAAGCTGTCCGTGGAGGAGTACCTGGTGCACGCCCTGCAAGGCAGCGTGAGCTCCGGCCAGGCCCGCAGCCTGGCCAGCCTGGCCAAGACCTGGTTGGTGGGGGGCTCCAAGCCTCAGGAGCCCAGCCCTGAAACCGAGGACAGTGAGGGGGTCCTGCTTATCGAG AAACTCAAGCCGGTGGATTATGAGTACCGAGAGGACATCCACTGGGCCACGCGCCAGCCCTGCCTGGGCAGAGGCTCCTTCGGAGAGGTCCACAGGATGGAGGACAAGCAAACCGGCTTCCAGTGTGCCGTCAAAAAG GTGCGAGTTGAAGTGTTTCGGGCTGAGGAGTTGATGGCATGTGCGGGATTGACCTCACCCAGAATCGTCCCTTTGtatggagctgtgaaggaaggtCCTTGGGTCAACATCTTCATGGAGCTTCTAGAAG GTGGCTCGCTGGGCCAGCTCATAAAGCAGAGGGGCTGTCTGCCAGAGGACCGGGCCCTTTATTACCTGGGCCAGGCTCTGGAAGGGCTGGAATACCTCCATACCCGAAGGATTCTACACGGAGATGTGAAAG CCGACAATGTGCTCCTGTCCAGCGATGGGAGCCACGCAGCCCTCTGCGactttggccatgctgtgtgcctTCAACCCGATGGCCTGGGGAAGTCTTTGCTCACAG GGGACTACATGCCCGGCACAGAGACCCACGTGGCGCCGGAGGTGGTGATGGGCAAGCCCTGTGATGCCAAGGCGGACGTCTGGAGCAGCTGTTGCATGATGCTACACATGCTCAACGGCTGCCACCCCTGGACCCAGTACTTCCGAGGGCCGCTGTGCCTCAAG ATTGCCAGCGAGCCTCCGCCTGTGAGGGAGATCCCGCCCTCCTGTGCCCCCCTCACAGCCCAGGCCATCCAGGAGGGGCTCAGGAAAGAGCCTGTCCACCGAGCGTCTGCAGCGGAGCTGGGGGGGAAGGTCAGCCTGGCGCTGCAGCATG TGGGAGGTCTGAGGAGCCCTTGGAGGGGAGAGTACAAAGAACCAAGACATCCGCCGCCACTCCAAGCCCACCCACCGCCAAGCCAAGGGCACCCTCACCAGACCCTACGTGCCCCACCAGTGGAGCTCTCTCCAGGGGAGCTCTCACCAGAGGCCCCGGGGCCCCAGCCAGCTGAGGACGCAGCAGGCAGGGCCCCTAAGCTccagcctcctccacccccagagcccccAGAGCAGAACAAGTCTCCCAGCCTGCACTGGGGCAAAGAAGAGTCTGGGACATGGGAACCACTGGCTCTGTCCTCCCTGGATCCGGCCCCAGCCAAGAACTCCAGCTCACCAGAGCGGAAGGCAACCTTCCCCGAGCAAGAGCTGCAACAGCTGGAAATAG AATTATTTCTGAACAGCCTGTCGCAGCCATTTTCTCTGGAGGAACAGGAGCAAATCCTCTCATGCCTCAGCGTCGACAGCCTCTCCCTGTCAGATGACAGTGAGAAG AACCCGTCCAAGGCCTCTCAGAGCTCACGGGACACCCTGAGTTCCGGCGTGCACTCGTGGAGCAGCCAGGCGGAAGCCCGCAGCTCCAGCTGGAACATGGTGCTGGCCCGGGGGCGGCCCACTGACACGCCGAGCTATTTCAACG GTGTGAAAGTCCAAATACAGTCTCTCAATGGCGAACACCTGCACATCCGGGAATTCCACCGGGTCAAGGTGGGAGACATCGCAACCGGCATCAGCAGCCAG ATCCCAGCCTCAGCCTTCAGCTTGGTGACCAAGGACGGGCAGCCCGTGCGCTACGACATGGAGGTGCCAGACTCGGGCATCGACCTGCAGTGCACCCTGGCCCCTGATGGCAGCTTCGCCTGGAGCTGGAGGGTCAAGCACGGCCAGCTGGAGAACAGGCCCTAA
- the SPATA32 gene encoding spermatogenesis-associated protein 32, with product MGVTGANGFPCCDKESVDIVDTLGGINQNQFQPMQEEDDMELEKELLELEPPDKEVLRLDPELEPERKPKAFPQPEMRPVVTVKPKAKLDTDPKLKVVNLGPFIEDPEPQGYKTESLQPYVEGLMQHDISRSSMRSNSSYLSTTGEDPASTDHHSIRAQTSEHLLWADKLLQASEHSLQQVISTQPLKESTTETACHPDQPSAPKDTVCSKKQSQAPRAQPDLPDKVSQQPPSPQPSPTPQTIGLAELINFSSSLAMASSSRMDLPSLGHAIKAPLQRAMTPSTKPTADHTAQPTVDHPERENLTEEVLEKPPGEPLEARELQDASKQEDKHFPHPYLDFIKPGFKRAAVKGEVKFLQPPNVSPQPRGAGKDSGWSPLLLKIHFKLSSPTSPEKTRQNQ from the exons ATGGGGGTGACAG GTGCCAATGGATTTCCCTGCTGTGACAAGGAGTCGGTGGACATTGTGGACACACT GGGTGGCATAAACCAAAACCAGTTCCAACCAATGCAAGAGGAAGATGACATGGAG CTGGAGAAAGAATTGCTAGAGCTGGAGCCCCCAGACAAAGAGGTCCTGCGCCTAGACCCAGAACTGGAGCCGGAACGGAAGCCCAAGGCTTTCCCGCAGCCAGAGATGCGCCCGGTTGTCACGGTCAAGCCCAAGGCCAAGCTGGACACGGATCCCAAGCTGAAGGTGGTTAACTTGGGACCCTTCATTGAAGACCCCGAGCCACAGGGGTATAAGACAGAGTCACTCCAGCCCTACGTGGAAGGGCTAATGCAGCACGACATCAGCCGATCGAGTATGAGGTCAAACTCCAGCTACCTGAGTACCACAGGGGAGGACCCGGCGTCCACCGACCACCACTCCATCCGCGCGCAGACCTCCGAACACCTCTTATGGGCAGACAAGTTACTCCAGGCCTCAGAACACAGCCTGCAACAGGTGATCAGCACGCAGCCCCTCAAGGAGAGCACGACAGAGACCGCCTGCCACCCAGACCAGCCGTCGGCCCCCAAGGACACTGTGTGCTCCAAGAAGCAGAGCCAGGCCCCCAGGGCCCAGCCAGATCTTCCAGACAaagtctcccagcagcctccaaGCCCCCAGCCGTCCCCCACCCCACAAACCATCGGCCTGGCAGAGCTGATCAACTTCTCATCTTCCCTGGCCATGGCCTCCTCCAGCAGGATGGACTTGCCCAGCTTGGGGCATGCGATCAAAGCCCCACTCCAGAGGGCCATGACGCCTTCCACAAAGCCCACTGCAGATCACACTGCCCAGCCCACCGTGGACCACCCAGAGCGGGAGAACCTCACTGAGGAGGTGCTAGAGAAGCCACCAGGGGAACCGCTAGAAGCCAGGGAGCTGCAGGATGCTTCAAAGCAGGAAGACAAGCACTTCCCTCACCCTTACCTTGACTTCATCAAGCCAGGGTTCAAGAGGGCCGCCGTTAAAGGGGAAGTGAAGTTTCTCCAGCCCCCAAACGTGTCCCCTCAGCCACGAGGAGCTGGGAAAGA TTCGGGATGGAGCCCATTATTGCTGAAAATCCATTTTAAGCTGTCGTCCCCGACTTCCCCAGAGAAGACTAGACAAAACCAGTAA
- the LOC131747077 gene encoding LOW QUALITY PROTEIN: uncharacterized protein (The sequence of the model RefSeq protein was modified relative to this genomic sequence to represent the inferred CDS: deleted 1 base in 1 codon; substituted 1 base at 1 genomic stop codon), whose translation MKLKDGSSRGHRLESEAVEIHRKQASLGTVDLGHWTGLRACDCPSGSRGWKTKISPSAKRTCRPPQKPQRLLTGDPGEEQAWRTQGRRLQQRVPCXPRQKQQRPQPRAEQPSQGAREFKGLAATRTVQTGPSAWDAGFGERPAWPWHLSAAGTKAFPASFPRGGFADKNLLPLTPGQLAGDGTVSFKDFLGGGLTDSHRLAQCLGKVRNSRVCDPQGLQTLFLEMLFKLLSLGFVPFKSVQEVMRWAQLDPASGPKMREADSAPTGVPRCCPCPRDGALNSGSVSGAPTCPQAKVAFCPALVSPPVRWRGLGEELSEAATHFPPSSHYSKKQRSLRLNSNWKGGSGGHGRTSRSQAGLPIFCQAAHLSGLSSAELACSLHGLHKAGARSAYSQIPNLNGRTQSEFHTQNRIPRPDVRLPKSYLPSQPKRRPNCGRLSQGESRKRQEYTRPSKLAPSPPTLVQKQPFSPSPACLQRPAMKNLYK comes from the exons ATGAAGCTAAAGGATGGGTCCTCCAGGGGCCACCGCCTTGAGTCTGAG GCTGTTGAGATCCACCGGAAGCAAGCCAGCCTGGGGACTGTGGACCTGGGACACTGGACTGGCCTCCGAGCCTGTGACTGCCCTTCAGGCAGCAGAGGATGGAAGACCAAGATATCACCATCGGCAAAGAGAACGTGCAG GCCTCCACAGAAGCCTCAAAGACTGCTCACGGGAGACCCAGGAGAGGAGCAGGCCTGGAGGACACAGGGGAGGAGGCTGCAGCAGCGCGTACCCTGCTGACCCAGACAGAAGCAGCAGCGGCCACAGCCACGGGCTGAGCAGCCCTCCCAGGGGGCAAGGGAGTTCAAGGGCCTTGCGGCCACCCGTACAGTACAGACAGGCCCAAGC GCCTGGGATGCTGGGTTTGGGGAAAGGCCTGCCTGGCCCTGGCATCTCTCTGCAGCAGGTACAAAAGCCTTTCCAGCCTCTTTCCCGCGAGGCGGCTTTGCAGACAAGAACCTGCTACCCCTGACACCCGGGCAGCTAGCAG gtGATGGAACCGTAAGCTTCAAAGACTTCCTGGGTGGTGGCCTCACTGACAGCCACCGACTCGCTCAGTGCTTGG GCAAGGTGAGGAACAGCCGGGTCTGTGATCCCCAGGGCTTGCAAACCCTGTTCTTAGAGATGCTGTTCAAGCTG TTGAGTCTGGGCTTTGTGCCCTTCAAGTCGGTACAGGAGGTGATGAGGTGGGCACAACTGGACCCAGCTTCAGGGCCCAAGATGCGGGAAGCAGACTCTGCCCCTACAGGAGTCCCCAGATGTTGTCCCTGCCCCAGAGACGGAGCCCTGAATTCTGGGTCAGTTTCCGGGGCCCCAACTTGCCCCCAGGCCAAAGTGGCTTTCTGTCCTGCTTTGGTTTCCCCACCGGTGAGATGGAGAGGACTGGGGGAGGAGCTGTCTGAGGCGGCTACCCACTTTCCTCCTTCAAGCCACTACTCCAAGAAGCAGCGGTCTCTGCGGCTGAACTCGAACTGGAAGGGTGGGTCCGGCGGCCACGGCCGCACCTCGCGCTCTCAGGCGGGCCTCCCGATCTTCTGCCAGGCCGCGCACCTTAGCGGCCTTTCCAGTGCCGAGCTGGCGTGCTCGCTGCACGGACTGCACAAAGCGG GTGCGCGCAGCGCCTACTCCCAGATACCTAACTTGAACGGGCGGACGCAGTCAGAATTCCACACGCAGAACCGAATCCCGCGCCCAGACGTCCGACTTCCCAAGTCCTACCTGCCCAGCCAACCCAAGCGCCGGCCCAATTGTGGGCGACTCAGCCAAGGTGAAAGTCGAAAGAGGCAGG AGTATACGCGCCCTTCGAAGCTGGCTCCCTCCCCCCCAACTCTAGTGCAGAAGCAGCCCTTCTCCCCCTCTCCAGCCTGTTTGCAGAGACCTGCTATGAAGAACTTGTACAAGTAA